One region of Hemiscyllium ocellatum isolate sHemOce1 chromosome 4, sHemOce1.pat.X.cur, whole genome shotgun sequence genomic DNA includes:
- the LOC132815356 gene encoding thyrotropin-releasing hormone receptor-like, whose protein sequence is MQLQLAMENLSSHHEEQLNESFGNRTEQSREYRVASVALILLVCGVGIVGNVLVVFVVLSTKHMRTPTNCYLVSLAVADLVVLIAAGLPNITNTIYGSWVYGYTGCLTITYLQYLGVNVSSCSITAFTIERYIAICHPMKAQFICTTSRAKKIILLVWTSTSLYCMMWLFLLDIKHTSYKGMTVVVCDYKVSRKFYLPIYFLDFFLFYIAPLVLATVLYWMISRILFLNPIHTDPTESNKHQRGGSMGHQQTSDTFTPNSTATSRKQVTRMLAVVVILFALLWMPYRTLVVINSFLSQPFTNPWILLFCRVCIYLNSAVNPIIYNLMSQKFRAAFRKLYTCEAKLSEKQASYDVALNNSLKEPSHGSPDHFNTELEDITDQFLPYNISSAASPKVVFSQA, encoded by the exons ATGCAGCTTCAACTGGCCATGGAGAACCTGAGTTCCCACCATGAGGAGCAGCTGAACGAGAGCTTTGGCAACAGGACAGAGCAGAGTCGCGAGTACCGAGTGGCGAGCGTGGCTCTCATCCTGCTGGTGTGTGGAGttgggattgtgggaaatgtgcTGGTGGTCTTTGTGGTCCTCAGCACAAAGCACATGAGGACCCCGACAAACTGTTACCTGGTGAGCCTGGCAGTGGCTGACCTGGTGGTACTGATAGCTGCTGGTCTCCCCAACATCACCAACACCATCTACGGATCATGGGTCTATGGTTACACGGGCTGCCTGACAATCACGTACCTGCAATACCTGGGCGTTAATGTGTCTTCCTGCTCAATAACTGCATTCACTATTGAGAGATACATCGCAATCTGCCACCCTATGAAAGCCCAGTTTATCTGCACTACATCCAGAGCTAAAAAGATTATCCTGTTAGTGTGGACTTCCACTTCTCTCTATTGCATGATGTGGCTTTTCCTGTTAGATATTAAACATACCAGCTACAAGGGTATGACAGTGGTGGTTTGTGACTATAAAGTCTCCCGAAAATTTTATCTGCCCATTTATTTTCTTGATTTCTTTCTGTTCTACATTGCTCCCCTGGTCCTGGCCACTGTCCTATACTGGATGATCAGCAGGATTTTGTTTCTGAATCCCATCCACACTGATCCAACAGAAAGCAACAAACACCAGAGGGGCGGATCCATGGGCCACCAACAAACAAGTGACACCTTTACGCCCAACAGCACAGCCACTTCCAGGAAACAG GTGACCAGGATGTTGGCTGTGGTGGTCATTCTCTTTGCTCTGTTGTGGATGCCTTACAGGACTCTTGTGGTCATCAACTCTTTTCTCAGCCAGCCCTTCACCAATCCCTGGATTCTGCTGTTCTGTCGAGTCTGTATCTACCTGAACAGTGCTGTCAACCCCATTATTTACAATCTGATGTCTCAGAAGTTCCGGGCAGCCTTCAGGAAGCTGTACACGTGTGAGGCGAAATTGTCAGAAAAACAAGCCAGTTATGATGTGGCTCTCAATAACAGCCTTAAGGAGCCTTCGCATGGAAGCCCTGACCACTTCAACACAGAACTAGAAGACATCACAGATCAGTTTCTGCCCTACAACATCTCCTCTGCTGCATCACCGAAGGTGGTGTTCAGTCAAGCCTGA